The following proteins are co-located in the Diaphorobacter sp. HDW4B genome:
- a CDS encoding PFL_4669 family integrating conjugative element protein: MATKKSTVGRSVAPDPEALIAAPKSAIGFSTEARSPFDDGYSIAGEESVLAGFLAGSMDESDPLYERYLELEERKDRLAKMQAQFQTRKGSDQQVKPAEYFAMDELGRLVDSEDDTMTLHTKEAFRLFMGRGREPGSEVAPIVGGRRIASSLRNLWILTANDNPYADWALLRHEQSIGEVEERLRSEIKDAEALLHRQHDRGLSFSVLKSAEPQALQLGFRSPYGYAISRLIVDYDYFVRLQKTLARKTLRSDAQMRQTIAELTRFVRRIFNETGRFDRWLARSEIHGLTRLDFIVEYATEEANKRVEFVKEVFGMVPADVFTAKMQPRHSRRRYSLTEHERRLLQSVGVEMSKAEAMAVLGQEAESGLV; this comes from the coding sequence ATGGCCACCAAAAAATCAACCGTGGGCAGGAGTGTTGCTCCTGATCCTGAGGCGCTGATTGCCGCGCCCAAATCTGCCATTGGCTTTTCGACAGAAGCCAGATCACCATTCGATGACGGCTATTCGATTGCCGGGGAGGAGTCCGTTTTGGCGGGCTTTCTCGCAGGCTCGATGGATGAGTCCGATCCGCTCTACGAGCGTTATCTGGAACTGGAAGAGAGAAAAGACCGTTTGGCAAAAATGCAGGCGCAGTTCCAGACGCGCAAAGGCTCTGACCAGCAAGTCAAACCGGCGGAATACTTTGCCATGGATGAGTTGGGCCGACTCGTGGATTCCGAGGACGACACGATGACGCTGCACACCAAAGAGGCCTTCCGTCTCTTCATGGGGCGCGGGCGAGAGCCGGGTTCCGAGGTCGCACCCATCGTTGGTGGTCGACGCATTGCCAGCTCGTTGCGCAATCTGTGGATTCTGACGGCCAACGACAACCCATACGCTGACTGGGCACTGTTGCGCCATGAGCAGTCCATTGGCGAAGTGGAAGAGCGCCTGCGCTCAGAAATCAAGGACGCTGAAGCACTTCTGCATCGTCAGCATGATCGCGGCCTGAGCTTCTCTGTCCTCAAATCGGCCGAACCACAAGCATTGCAACTGGGCTTCCGGTCGCCATACGGCTACGCCATCAGTAGGTTGATCGTGGACTACGACTACTTCGTGCGATTGCAGAAGACGCTGGCTCGCAAGACCTTGCGCAGCGATGCACAGATGCGCCAGACCATCGCCGAGCTCACACGCTTTGTGCGCCGCATTTTCAATGAAACAGGACGCTTCGACCGCTGGCTTGCCCGTTCGGAAATCCACGGACTCACTCGGCTGGACTTCATTGTGGAGTATGCAACAGAGGAGGCGAACAAGCGCGTCGAGTTCGTGAAAGAGGTCTTCGGCATGGTGCCTGCAGATGTGTTCACCGCAAAGATGCAGCCAAGGCATTCACGACGCAGATATTCGCTGACCGAGCACGAGAGGAGGTTGTTGCAGTCTGTCGGCGTGGAAATGTCCAAGGCTGAGGCAATGGCGGTACTCGGTCAGGAAGCAGAGTCAGGTCTTGTGTGA
- a CDS encoding STY4526/YPO1902 family pathogenicity island replication protein codes for MKHIQIKDPTIKRMLIEHMVEQIDDGHIDHLLRAGFSPEFLDNLRHRPSRDFINLAQTPLDIQFTLSEHVLDSGLRLLDMRRSHLELREYFVIHGASRRMVCSYFKLSQDEYRGLREVLRPGRGTGGRVPMPLVEVRDAIHKEWFGIQTQMAGEPCRDRIYELHKRFDHLRIDVLQQTISEFSECIDSELELDPGTHE; via the coding sequence ATGAAACACATTCAAATCAAAGACCCGACGATCAAGCGGATGCTGATCGAACACATGGTCGAACAGATAGATGACGGGCACATCGATCACTTGCTGCGGGCAGGGTTCTCACCTGAGTTTCTCGACAACTTGAGGCACCGGCCCAGCAGGGATTTCATCAACCTGGCGCAGACACCGCTGGACATCCAGTTCACGCTCTCGGAGCACGTTCTGGACAGTGGACTCAGGCTTCTGGACATGCGCCGCAGTCATCTGGAACTGCGTGAGTACTTCGTCATTCATGGCGCATCGCGGCGCATGGTCTGCAGCTACTTCAAGCTCTCGCAGGACGAGTATCGCGGCCTTCGTGAGGTGCTTCGTCCTGGTCGTGGAACAGGTGGCCGTGTCCCCATGCCGCTGGTTGAGGTGCGTGACGCCATCCACAAGGAATGGTTTGGGATCCAGACGCAAATGGCGGGCGAGCCCTGCCGTGATCGGATCTACGAGTTGCACAAGCGTTTTGACCACCTGCGCATAGACGTGTTACAGCAAACGATATCCGAGTTCTCCGAATGCATTGATTCCGAGTTGGAGCTCGATCCCGGAACGCATGAATGA
- a CDS encoding ParB family protein translates to MLKTPELLTATQRAAQLKLGNFRAHDKESDAVATFDKSGKKPSYQDIAKKSLLGTPPPGNAMGSMSPLDVVDGSVSNLAITDIERYEYDPRTEPNPLYDEIKASIRANGILNSISVTKRPGASKYMVYGGGNTRLQIAKELFEEGDPRFARLTVIVKVWRGNASTIAAHLAENEQRGGISFWEKAQGVQSFKVHFEKEAGKALSAADLNRELKQSSGLNFGLRMLQNMMFAVEHLAPIGPWLKTREVNLIIRPQLSALLEVSVKIGNAPAVEKAVSDALHRCAAGLSTQRSPVNAEVQDVDSEGGLSGLDTPALIADLGSAVANALGYEASKLAAMSQALESNPRISVDTLLLVDVAPQTPTAATQQGSTGPAPSAQMPLGRMLAAASPKPQGGEQSVTNTTGRNVTPHSGSLPVLPSTQISDSSVPRSDSKSFTADLEPLFLTLGEIQQLVEISDVVFTTDQSNLAFGLYLDFPKQGVGHIGSAPIRPEMIPYRLALWKLLVSLTGQLDQRCTVDMNAEVDGEPILWRGLYSQGEVAFHKTSSELLGEPYDSINLEGLGALFSHPELGYLVTRMLSQMEQIRVNHPERQLQGFVPLFGQRAP, encoded by the coding sequence ATGCTCAAGACACCTGAACTGCTGACTGCAACGCAGCGTGCTGCGCAACTGAAGCTGGGCAACTTTCGTGCACACGACAAAGAGAGTGATGCCGTGGCAACGTTCGATAAAAGCGGCAAGAAGCCGAGCTACCAGGATATCGCCAAGAAGTCGCTGCTGGGGACGCCACCTCCGGGCAACGCCATGGGGAGCATGTCGCCACTCGATGTGGTCGATGGCAGCGTGTCCAATCTTGCCATCACGGACATCGAGCGCTACGAGTATGACCCGCGCACCGAGCCCAATCCGCTCTACGACGAAATCAAGGCGTCGATCCGTGCGAACGGCATCCTCAATTCCATCAGTGTCACCAAGCGTCCGGGTGCCTCCAAATACATGGTCTATGGAGGCGGAAACACACGTCTTCAAATTGCCAAGGAATTGTTTGAAGAGGGTGATCCGCGATTTGCTCGCCTGACCGTGATCGTCAAGGTCTGGAGGGGCAATGCGTCCACGATTGCGGCTCACCTCGCGGAAAACGAGCAACGTGGCGGAATCTCGTTTTGGGAGAAGGCCCAAGGCGTCCAGTCGTTCAAGGTGCACTTCGAGAAAGAGGCAGGCAAGGCGCTTTCGGCCGCCGACTTGAACCGTGAGCTCAAACAGTCGAGTGGACTGAACTTTGGCTTGCGCATGCTGCAGAACATGATGTTCGCGGTGGAGCATCTGGCTCCCATCGGGCCGTGGCTCAAAACGAGAGAAGTGAATCTGATCATTCGTCCTCAGCTTAGCGCGCTTCTCGAAGTGTCTGTGAAGATCGGAAACGCGCCTGCGGTGGAAAAAGCCGTGTCCGATGCACTTCACCGCTGCGCAGCCGGGCTCAGCACGCAGCGATCACCGGTGAACGCGGAGGTGCAGGATGTCGATTCCGAAGGTGGGTTGAGCGGCCTTGATACACCGGCTTTGATTGCTGACCTCGGCAGTGCAGTTGCCAATGCGCTGGGATATGAGGCTTCGAAGCTGGCAGCCATGTCGCAGGCGCTGGAAAGCAATCCGCGGATTTCTGTCGACACCTTGCTGCTGGTCGACGTCGCGCCGCAAACCCCGACAGCGGCCACTCAGCAGGGTTCAACAGGCCCGGCACCGTCTGCGCAAATGCCGCTGGGGAGGATGCTTGCGGCAGCGTCTCCCAAACCTCAAGGTGGCGAGCAGTCAGTCACGAACACCACGGGCCGCAATGTCACGCCGCACAGCGGTTCGCTGCCTGTATTGCCAAGCACCCAGATATCCGATTCGAGCGTGCCTCGATCCGATTCCAAGTCATTCACGGCGGACTTGGAACCTCTGTTTCTCACGCTTGGGGAGATCCAGCAGTTGGTAGAAATATCCGATGTGGTCTTCACTACGGACCAATCTAATCTGGCGTTCGGCTTGTATCTCGACTTTCCCAAACAGGGCGTTGGTCACATCGGCAGTGCTCCGATCCGTCCAGAAATGATTCCGTACCGGCTGGCGCTCTGGAAGCTCTTGGTGAGTCTGACCGGGCAACTGGACCAGCGGTGCACGGTGGACATGAATGCCGAGGTGGACGGCGAGCCGATTCTTTGGCGTGGCCTGTATAGCCAAGGAGAAGTGGCCTTCCACAAGACGAGTAGCGAACTTTTGGGGGAACCCTACGACTCCATCAATCTGGAGGGACTGGGTGCGCTTTTTAGTCATCCGGAGCTGGGCTATCTCGTGACTCGAATGCTCTCGCAGATGGAGCAGATCCGCGTGAATCACCCTGAGCGGCAACTGCAGGGATTCGTGCCGCTGTTTGGACAGAGAGCACCGTAA
- a CDS encoding ParA family protein has protein sequence MLTFTTVATKGGVGKTTLTANLGGLLADLGYRVLLIDADVQPSLTRYFKLAYKAPNGLTAMVMSGSLTTDCISYAEFPPQEFEGDHTSLNVQGGFLHIVCSDTQREDSPLQIWLSNQLDRLVRIRMVLSNPELRAAYDVCIIDTQGAVGHLQDAAVNAADVLLAPVAPDVLSAREFVDGTIKLVNRHEAAANLGYKVPAIQCIINRTENTVDSRTMSQLIRDQFIEMRGRVNVLSTQIPQAVAYKKGATSQVPAHWIDPVKVGDSMHSLLWELIPNLVGTFAPNHRAELSPALAALHVQPQEPEGPSTASESEQQ, from the coding sequence ATGCTTACATTCACGACAGTAGCGACCAAAGGCGGCGTTGGCAAGACCACTTTAACCGCAAATCTAGGCGGCCTGTTAGCCGATTTGGGTTATCGCGTTCTATTGATTGATGCGGATGTTCAACCGTCCTTGACGCGCTATTTCAAGCTCGCTTACAAAGCGCCCAATGGACTGACTGCCATGGTCATGTCCGGATCTTTGACGACGGACTGCATCAGTTACGCCGAGTTTCCACCGCAAGAATTTGAAGGCGACCACACCAGCTTAAACGTGCAGGGCGGATTTCTGCACATCGTGTGCTCTGACACCCAGCGAGAGGACAGTCCGTTGCAGATCTGGCTGTCCAATCAGTTGGATCGCCTGGTCCGAATCCGCATGGTGCTCAGCAATCCCGAGCTGCGCGCTGCCTACGATGTGTGCATCATCGACACGCAGGGTGCCGTCGGTCATCTTCAGGATGCGGCGGTCAATGCTGCGGACGTGCTGCTGGCTCCAGTGGCACCTGATGTGCTTTCTGCCCGTGAGTTTGTAGATGGCACGATCAAACTGGTCAACCGGCACGAAGCTGCGGCCAATCTGGGCTACAAGGTGCCTGCGATCCAGTGCATCATCAATCGCACCGAGAACACGGTGGACAGCCGGACGATGTCTCAACTGATCCGCGATCAGTTCATCGAGATGCGTGGCCGCGTCAATGTCCTCTCCACGCAAATTCCCCAAGCGGTGGCATACAAGAAAGGGGCGACCTCACAAGTCCCTGCGCACTGGATTGACCCCGTCAAAGTGGGGGACAGCATGCACAGCTTGTTGTGGGAGCTGATCCCCAATCTGGTCGGAACTTTCGCCCCCAACCATAGAGCGGAGCTCAGCCCGGCGCTGGCTGCGCTGCATGTTCAACCCCAAGAGCCCGAAGGGCCCAGTACAGCTTCTGAATCAGAACAGCAGTAA
- a CDS encoding suppressor of fused domain protein, with product MTDSRSPADHNAENEEDSSHGWDAIDAVAEAIYGEQEPHHYGTIISYRLGGEDPLQGISVYRNQGDAGSQPHWHYLTYGFSDLYGDDDDESEEAGNSEDKRSGYGFELTFRLAIHGDEPTPPAWPLNFLQNIARYVFKTGNVFRAGHWMTANGPIKAGDATVITEMGFVTDPQFPATRTPYGHVDFLQIVGITAAELQEGKRWNLRGLLDTLKPHMPLWVTDIQRASLHALPEVKAAVDKGAAEEGSSTGVIYGSVLKLHSEKKLLRAEKVTVTMGALLVRDLLSLLPGRLPHGKDLSVSGDDFFLVFEPADSGCAFEWEDAQTLVVKLGPSELQAFLNNVKPRGADYVVPGLNHLIWRVEPSVIKGQDGSVQEVFGAP from the coding sequence ATGACCGACTCTCGATCGCCTGCCGACCACAACGCGGAAAACGAGGAAGACTCATCGCATGGCTGGGACGCCATCGATGCCGTGGCGGAGGCCATTTATGGTGAGCAGGAGCCGCACCATTACGGCACGATCATCAGCTACCGGCTGGGTGGCGAAGACCCGTTGCAGGGCATCAGCGTCTACCGCAACCAGGGCGATGCCGGATCGCAGCCGCACTGGCACTATCTGACCTACGGATTCAGCGATCTGTATGGCGATGATGACGACGAAAGCGAAGAAGCCGGGAACAGCGAAGACAAGCGCAGCGGCTACGGTTTCGAACTGACCTTTCGCCTGGCCATCCATGGCGACGAGCCCACACCGCCGGCCTGGCCGCTGAATTTTCTGCAGAACATCGCGCGCTACGTCTTCAAGACCGGCAACGTGTTCAGAGCGGGTCACTGGATGACGGCCAACGGCCCGATCAAGGCGGGCGATGCGACCGTGATCACCGAAATGGGCTTCGTGACCGATCCGCAGTTCCCTGCCACGCGAACACCCTACGGCCACGTCGATTTTCTGCAGATCGTCGGCATCACCGCCGCCGAACTGCAGGAAGGCAAACGCTGGAACCTGCGCGGCCTGCTCGACACCTTGAAGCCGCACATGCCACTGTGGGTGACCGACATCCAACGCGCCAGCCTGCACGCGCTGCCCGAGGTGAAAGCCGCGGTCGATAAGGGCGCGGCAGAGGAAGGATCGAGCACCGGCGTGATCTATGGCAGCGTGCTCAAACTGCACTCTGAAAAGAAGCTGCTGCGCGCCGAAAAAGTCACGGTGACGATGGGAGCCTTGCTCGTGCGCGACTTGCTGAGCCTGCTGCCCGGACGGCTTCCGCACGGCAAGGATCTGAGCGTTTCGGGCGATGATTTCTTTCTTGTCTTCGAACCCGCAGATTCAGGTTGCGCCTTCGAATGGGAAGACGCGCAGACGCTGGTCGTGAAGCTCGGCCCCAGCGAGTTGCAGGCGTTCCTGAACAACGTCAAACCACGCGGTGCGGACTACGTCGTGCCCGGTTTGAACCACCTGATCTGGCGCGTGGAGCCTTCAGTTATCAAAGGACAGGACGGTTCGGTGCAGGAAGTGTTTGGCGCACCCTGA
- a CDS encoding LysR substrate-binding domain-containing protein has protein sequence MLDDRRVDLNLLRVFQMLASELNATRAAERLGISQAAVSASLKRLRAMYGDPLFKRTQRGLQPTPRAVLLHPAINEALRIVEETLASVGDEPAQPLEIVRIGLSDDFEMAYGAQIIALAREQLPQTRLVFRQTNSQMAAAALHDHEIDLAITSGSINDARIRHLSLGSADYAVVFDPAFRAKEQGAFTLDEFLAREHLLVSFSGLTGITDEVLAEHGLKRTVHAATTHFSGLPFLLRGGDCIATIPSHAAAALCRLGMFESSPCPVAFPRYAFGLSWHFEALRRPRIMKMRDLLSAMFKRLDAKG, from the coding sequence ATGCTTGATGACAGACGCGTCGATCTGAATCTGCTGCGGGTGTTCCAGATGCTGGCGAGCGAGCTGAATGCCACGCGTGCGGCCGAGCGTCTGGGCATCAGCCAGGCGGCGGTGAGCGCGTCGCTCAAGCGTCTGCGCGCGATGTACGGCGATCCGCTGTTCAAGCGCACGCAGCGCGGCCTGCAGCCAACTCCGCGCGCGGTGCTGCTGCATCCGGCGATCAACGAGGCGCTGCGCATCGTCGAGGAAACGCTGGCGAGCGTGGGGGATGAACCCGCGCAGCCGCTGGAGATTGTGCGCATCGGGCTCTCCGACGATTTCGAGATGGCCTACGGCGCGCAGATCATTGCGCTCGCACGCGAGCAACTGCCGCAAACGCGTTTGGTCTTCCGCCAGACCAACAGCCAGATGGCCGCAGCCGCGCTGCACGATCACGAGATCGATCTGGCGATCACGTCCGGCAGCATCAACGATGCGCGCATCCGGCATCTCTCGCTCGGCAGCGCGGACTATGCCGTCGTCTTCGATCCGGCGTTCCGCGCGAAGGAGCAGGGCGCTTTCACGCTGGATGAGTTTCTGGCGCGCGAGCATCTGCTGGTCTCGTTTTCCGGGCTCACGGGCATCACCGACGAGGTGCTGGCAGAACATGGTCTCAAACGCACGGTGCACGCGGCCACCACGCATTTTTCCGGGCTGCCGTTTCTGCTGCGCGGTGGCGATTGCATCGCCACGATTCCAAGTCACGCGGCGGCTGCATTGTGTCGATTGGGGATGTTCGAGTCCTCACCTTGTCCGGTCGCTTTTCCGCGTTATGCGTTCGGGCTGAGCTGGCATTTCGAGGCGCTGCGCCGGCCTCGCATCATGAAGATGCGCGACCTGCTGTCGGCGATGTTCAAACGCCTCGATGCCAAAGGGTGA
- a CDS encoding EamA family transporter, which produces MLRMQRKHILLAVMVTAIWGINFSVIRIGLGSFPPLLLLALRFVLAALPALFLPRPKNISWPRMIAIASTLFIGQFSLLFLSMSHGLSAGLAAVILQAQAFLTMLFAAMAFGEKIRLNHIIGSLLAACGLALIATSAGGAQFTLIGFALCIAAAVSWAIGNVLLRGSGSADMMALMAWLSVIPPLPLLAMSAVMEGPERMVHALTHINLSGVFAVLYLAVLSTTVGYGVWGKLIREYPASKIAPFSLLVPVFGLSAPAVILGERFNAGELLGAVAVLAGLVVLIGSRAQLGKLLQCFGASAARKPI; this is translated from the coding sequence ATGCTGCGAATGCAGCGCAAACACATTCTTCTGGCCGTCATGGTCACCGCCATCTGGGGCATCAATTTTTCGGTGATCCGCATTGGCCTTGGCTCGTTCCCGCCGCTGTTGCTGCTGGCGCTGCGCTTTGTGCTGGCCGCCCTGCCCGCGCTTTTTCTGCCACGCCCCAAGAACATTTCCTGGCCGCGCATGATTGCCATCGCGTCCACGCTGTTCATCGGGCAGTTTTCGCTGCTGTTTCTCAGCATGTCGCACGGTCTGTCCGCAGGACTTGCTGCCGTCATTTTGCAAGCGCAGGCATTTCTCACCATGCTGTTTGCCGCCATGGCTTTCGGCGAAAAGATCCGCCTGAACCACATCATCGGCAGCCTGCTCGCCGCCTGCGGACTGGCGCTGATCGCCACGTCGGCCGGCGGTGCGCAGTTCACCCTGATCGGCTTTGCGCTGTGCATCGCCGCCGCCGTGAGTTGGGCCATCGGCAACGTGTTGCTGCGCGGATCGGGCTCGGCCGACATGATGGCGCTGATGGCCTGGCTCAGCGTGATCCCGCCCCTGCCGCTGCTGGCGATGTCCGCCGTCATGGAAGGCCCGGAGCGCATGGTCCACGCGCTCACGCACATCAATCTGAGCGGCGTTTTTGCCGTGCTGTATCTGGCCGTGCTCTCGACCACCGTCGGCTACGGCGTCTGGGGCAAGCTGATTCGGGAATATCCGGCGTCGAAGATTGCGCCGTTTTCCTTGCTGGTTCCGGTGTTTGGATTGAGCGCTCCTGCGGTCATTCTGGGGGAGCGATTCAATGCTGGCGAATTGCTGGGGGCAGTGGCTGTGTTGGCAGGTCTGGTCGTGTTGATTGGATCGCGTGCGCAGTTGGGCAAGCTGTTGCAGTGTTTTGGCGCTTCTGCCGCACGAAAACCAATTTGA
- a CDS encoding IS481 family transposase — MLISLHKNATTTPAIRLALQQSSASDHELAQQYGIGLGTVRKWRHRTSVQDESHTAHHLQTTLNAAQEELVIYLRSQLLLPLDDLLAVVHEFIEPAMSRSALDRLLRRRGHSRLPTAVRAEHESKPFKAYEPGYVHIDVKYLPQMQDENKRRYVFVAIDRATRWVFIQIKQYKTAAAAHAFLATLKKAACFKIRTILTDNGKEFSDRLFGKHEKQPSGDHEFDLLCKELGIEHRLTRPRTPRTNGMVERFNGRLSQVLRTHHFNSAEDLEKTLHRFVWLYNQQIPQKALRHETPVQALKRWQASHPKLFEKNVRNHPGPDI; from the coding sequence ATGCTGATCTCATTGCACAAGAACGCAACCACCACGCCAGCGATTCGCCTGGCGCTGCAGCAATCGAGTGCGTCCGACCACGAGCTTGCGCAGCAATATGGCATTGGACTTGGTACGGTGCGCAAGTGGCGCCATCGCACAAGCGTGCAGGATGAAAGCCATACCGCTCATCACCTGCAGACAACGCTCAACGCAGCGCAGGAAGAGCTGGTGATCTATCTGCGATCTCAACTGCTGCTGCCTCTGGATGATTTGCTGGCAGTCGTTCACGAATTCATTGAACCTGCGATGAGCCGCTCGGCGCTGGATCGATTGCTGCGTCGCCGAGGACATTCGCGCTTACCCACGGCCGTTCGAGCCGAGCACGAAAGCAAACCGTTCAAAGCCTATGAGCCGGGCTATGTGCACATTGATGTGAAGTACCTGCCCCAGATGCAGGATGAGAACAAGCGCCGATATGTCTTTGTTGCCATTGACCGAGCTACGCGTTGGGTGTTCATCCAGATCAAGCAATACAAGACGGCAGCGGCTGCGCACGCGTTTTTGGCGACCCTGAAGAAAGCTGCTTGCTTCAAGATTCGCACGATCCTCACAGATAACGGCAAAGAGTTCTCGGATCGTCTGTTTGGCAAGCACGAGAAGCAACCAAGCGGTGATCACGAGTTTGATTTACTGTGCAAGGAACTCGGTATAGAGCACCGACTCACACGGCCCAGAACGCCACGTACCAACGGAATGGTGGAGCGCTTCAACGGAAGGCTCAGCCAAGTGCTGCGCACGCATCACTTCAACAGTGCAGAGGATCTAGAGAAGACGCTTCATCGCTTTGTGTGGCTGTACAACCAGCAGATTCCACAGAAAGCTCTGCGGCATGAAACGCCCGTTCAGGCCCTCAAGCGATGGCAGGCGTCACATCCAAAATTGTTTGAAAAGAACGTGCGCAATCATCCGGGACCTGACATCTAA
- a CDS encoding helix-turn-helix domain-containing protein — translation MPRTQHPLSLSLTKLSNELGHRIELARSRRDLSASLFAERVGISRNTLARLEAGDPAVSLGTYLKALRVLGMEGDINQVASDDVLGRKLQDSASLRARGRSNKCASA, via the coding sequence ATGCCTCGCACTCAACATCCTCTGTCGCTCTCGCTGACCAAGCTCTCCAATGAGCTGGGGCACCGCATCGAGCTTGCCCGCAGCAGGCGCGATCTCTCCGCCTCGCTGTTCGCCGAACGGGTCGGCATCTCGCGGAACACCTTGGCGCGGTTGGAAGCGGGCGATCCGGCGGTCTCTCTCGGCACCTATCTCAAGGCGCTGCGCGTGCTGGGCATGGAGGGCGACATCAACCAGGTGGCCAGCGACGACGTGCTGGGCCGCAAGCTGCAAGACTCGGCTTCGCTGCGCGCGCGTGGGCGCTCGAACAAGTGTGCGTCAGCGTGA
- a CDS encoding SDR family NAD(P)-dependent oxidoreductase, translating to MNISTTPSSSSIHFGLDDRVCIVTGGAQGIGAACAQRFARENAKVIVSDVNDAIGQQLADTINGTYIHCDVGNKAEVDALVKQVMAQHGRIDVLVNNAGIFKVADFLDIAEEDFDAVLRVNIKGAFLMGQAVAREMARQGSGSIINMSSVNSVLAIPNLASYNVSKGGINQLTRVMALSLADKGVRVNAVAPGTIATELAAKAVLTSEEAKNKVMSRTPMKRLGTPEEVADAVAWLASDASSYVTADIITIDGGRMALNYTVAV from the coding sequence ATGAACATCTCCACCACACCTTCCTCTTCTTCCATCCACTTTGGTCTGGACGACCGCGTCTGCATCGTCACCGGCGGCGCGCAAGGCATCGGCGCGGCCTGTGCACAGCGCTTTGCGCGTGAGAATGCCAAGGTGATCGTCTCCGACGTGAACGACGCCATCGGCCAGCAGTTGGCCGACACCATCAACGGCACCTACATCCATTGCGATGTGGGCAACAAGGCCGAGGTGGATGCGCTCGTCAAGCAGGTGATGGCGCAGCATGGTCGCATCGACGTGCTGGTCAACAACGCCGGTATCTTCAAGGTGGCTGATTTTCTGGACATCGCCGAAGAAGACTTCGACGCCGTACTGCGTGTGAACATCAAGGGGGCCTTTCTCATGGGCCAGGCCGTGGCACGCGAGATGGCGCGTCAGGGCTCGGGCAGCATCATCAACATGAGTTCGGTGAACAGCGTGCTGGCGATTCCCAATCTGGCCAGCTACAACGTGAGCAAGGGCGGCATCAACCAGCTCACGCGCGTGATGGCGCTGTCGCTGGCCGACAAGGGCGTGCGCGTGAATGCGGTCGCTCCCGGCACCATCGCCACCGAGCTTGCGGCCAAGGCCGTGCTGACCAGCGAAGAAGCCAAGAACAAGGTGATGAGCCGCACGCCGATGAAGCGCTTGGGCACGCCAGAAGAAGTGGCAGACGCGGTGGCCTGGCTGGCCAGCGATGCCTCAAGCTATGTGACGGCCGACATCATCACCATCGATGGCGGGCGCATGGCGCTGAACTACACCGTGGCTGTGTGA
- the gloA gene encoding lactoylglutathione lyase produces MRLLHTMLRVGNLQRSIDFYTKVLGMTLLRTSENPEYKYSLAFVGYEGGNPGQAEIELTFNWGTESYDMGTAYGHIALGVPDAYAACEKIKANGGNVTREAGPVKGGSTVIAFVTDPDGYKIELIERKEDQGAGTGLR; encoded by the coding sequence ATGCGACTACTCCACACGATGCTGCGCGTTGGCAATCTCCAGCGCTCTATTGATTTCTACACCAAGGTGCTTGGCATGACGCTGCTGCGCACGTCCGAGAACCCCGAGTACAAGTACTCGCTGGCGTTCGTCGGCTACGAAGGCGGCAACCCCGGCCAGGCCGAGATCGAGCTGACCTTCAACTGGGGTACCGAAAGCTACGACATGGGCACCGCCTACGGTCACATCGCTCTGGGCGTGCCCGATGCGTATGCGGCCTGCGAGAAGATCAAGGCCAACGGCGGCAACGTCACGCGCGAAGCCGGTCCCGTCAAAGGCGGCTCGACTGTGATCGCGTTCGTGACGGATCCTGATGGCTACAAAATTGAATTGATCGAAAGGAAAGAGGATCAAGGCGCGGGCACGGGTCTGCGCTGA